In one uncultured Fibrobacter sp. genomic region, the following are encoded:
- a CDS encoding DUF1343 domain-containing protein: MVSLALSRFEKVFPANLRGKRLGAVLHPASVLPDLHYTLDLLKEYDGKLFKLSALFGPQHGIKGHTQDNMIEWEGYTDPELGIPVYSLYGEHREPTAEMLSHVDMMLVDLQDVGARYYTFIWTLFLCMKACEKAGIPVIVVDRPNPINCVDEEGPVLDLNYTSFVGLHSIRTRHAKTIGELAVQFKEERFPKCELYVLGMEGYDKKMWYDQTELPWILPSPNMPTLDTAVVYPGMCLFEATNVSEGRGTTRPFEIFGAPFIDAVKLCKYMNGLKLPGVYFRENYFQPTFHKGADQICGGAQIHVLDRDKFRSFDMAVKLLQYIFNEYPKDFAWKQPPYEYEFKKLPIDILLGNGTFRKEFIESSI; the protein is encoded by the coding sequence ATGGTCTCACTCGCGCTCTCTCGTTTTGAAAAGGTTTTCCCCGCAAATTTAAGGGGCAAGCGCCTTGGTGCTGTTCTGCACCCGGCATCGGTTCTTCCCGATTTACACTATACCCTCGATTTACTCAAGGAATACGACGGTAAGCTCTTTAAGCTTTCTGCTCTTTTTGGCCCCCAGCACGGCATCAAGGGGCACACCCAGGACAACATGATTGAATGGGAAGGTTACACGGATCCCGAACTGGGAATTCCCGTTTATAGCCTTTACGGTGAACACCGTGAACCCACTGCCGAAATGCTTTCCCATGTGGATATGATGCTTGTGGACTTGCAGGATGTGGGGGCGCGCTATTACACGTTTATCTGGACGTTGTTTCTTTGTATGAAAGCCTGTGAAAAGGCCGGAATCCCCGTGATTGTGGTGGACCGCCCGAATCCCATTAACTGTGTGGACGAAGAAGGTCCGGTGCTGGATTTGAACTACACGAGTTTTGTGGGGCTCCACAGTATCCGTACGCGTCATGCAAAAACGATTGGCGAACTCGCTGTCCAATTTAAGGAAGAACGTTTCCCCAAGTGCGAGCTTTACGTGCTTGGCATGGAAGGCTACGATAAAAAAATGTGGTACGACCAGACGGAACTTCCGTGGATTTTGCCGAGCCCGAATATGCCGACGCTCGATACCGCTGTCGTTTACCCGGGCATGTGCCTGTTCGAGGCGACCAATGTGAGCGAAGGCCGCGGCACCACGCGTCCCTTCGAAATTTTCGGCGCTCCGTTCATCGATGCGGTAAAGCTCTGTAAGTACATGAACGGTCTTAAGCTTCCGGGCGTATATTTTCGCGAGAACTATTTCCAGCCTACGTTCCACAAGGGGGCGGATCAGATTTGTGGCGGTGCGCAGATTCATGTGCTCGACCGCGACAAGTTCCGTAGTTTTGATATGGCGGTAAAGCTGTTGCAATATATCTTCAACGAATACCCGAAGGATTTTGCCTGGAAACAGCCGCCTTACGAATACGAATTCAAGAAATTGCCTATCGACATTCTGCTCGGTAACGGCACATTCCGCAAGGAGTTTATAGAAAGTTCAATCTAG
- a CDS encoding single-stranded DNA-binding protein, protein MAYLNKVMLIGNIGKDPVISASATGRKRVSFSLATSRRYRDNNGEQKEQTDWHNIVGWGKIADTMETLGVHKGMTLYVEGSLTNRSWTDQTTGQKRYSTEVNLDTFQLLTPRGQNGGNFQGGNSYSQSNNFSQASAPAYDAPAPEGVDDDLPF, encoded by the coding sequence ATGGCATATCTGAACAAAGTGATGCTTATTGGCAATATCGGCAAGGACCCCGTCATTAGCGCAAGCGCAACTGGTCGCAAGCGCGTATCGTTCTCCCTTGCCACCAGCCGCCGTTATCGCGACAACAATGGTGAACAGAAAGAACAGACTGATTGGCACAACATCGTAGGTTGGGGCAAAATCGCCGACACAATGGAAACACTCGGCGTCCACAAGGGCATGACCCTTTATGTCGAAGGCTCTCTCACCAACCGCAGCTGGACCGACCAGACGACCGGCCAGAAGCGTTACAGCACCGAAGTCAACCTGGACACCTTCCAGCTTTTGACGCCGCGCGGCCAGAACGGCGGCAACTTCCAGGGAGGCAACTCCTACAGCCAGTCCAACAACTTTAGCCAGGCAAGCGCCCCCGCTTACGATGCTCCGGCACCGGAAGGCGTCGATGACGACCTGCCCTTCTAA
- a CDS encoding superoxide dismutase yields the protein MIQPINGKFEMPALPYAAGDLAPALSQETIEFHYGKHLQTYLNNLNAALPGSAFEGKSIDEIVKRAEGGVFNNAGQFLNHYMYFMQFKAPSAGNAPTGKIAEAIARDFGSFEKFQEEFQAKGAGLFGSGWVWLSADAQGKLVITQEGNAQNPLTKGLKPLLTFDVWEHAYYIDYRNRRPDYLKGLWQIVDWNVVNNRLA from the coding sequence ATGATTCAACCTATCAACGGAAAATTCGAAATGCCCGCGCTCCCGTACGCGGCGGGGGATCTCGCTCCGGCGCTCAGCCAGGAAACGATCGAGTTCCACTATGGTAAGCATCTGCAGACTTACCTCAACAACCTGAATGCCGCTCTTCCGGGTAGCGCATTCGAGGGTAAGTCTATCGACGAAATCGTTAAAAGAGCCGAGGGCGGCGTGTTCAATAACGCAGGCCAGTTCCTGAACCATTACATGTACTTTATGCAGTTCAAGGCTCCATCTGCGGGGAACGCTCCGACGGGCAAGATTGCCGAAGCGATTGCACGTGACTTTGGTTCTTTCGAAAAGTTCCAGGAAGAATTCCAGGCGAAGGGTGCGGGCCTCTTCGGTTCCGGCTGGGTATGGCTCTCTGCCGATGCCCAGGGCAAGCTTGTGATTACGCAAGAAGGCAACGCCCAGAATCCGCTCACCAAGGGCCTCAAGCCGCTCCTCACGTTTGATGTGTGGGAACATGCCTACTACATCGACTACCGCAACCGTCGTCCGGATTACCTTAAGGGTCTCTGGCAGATTGTGGACTGGAACGTTGTCAACAACCGCCTTGCATAA